A single genomic interval of Tenuifilum sp. 4138str harbors:
- a CDS encoding TatD family hydrolase — MLLIDTHSHIFSEEFDTDRETVLKRAAEVGVQYHILPNIDSSSTNRLLDTCNRFPQCFPLMGLHPTSVRNGFEREIYHVEEQLAKNKFWGIGEIGIDLYWDKTYFIQQQEAFRHQLRLAKKLNLPVVIHSRNSFREIFDIVDQEIDNTLKGVFHSFTGTIDDYKHIDQYKTFLVGIGGIVTYKNGGVGGLVNQMDPNKIILETDSPYLSPVPVRGRRNESYNLIYIADKVAELLGVTVEQVAKQTTQNAVKLFKLQIDEIG, encoded by the coding sequence ATGCTTTTAATTGATACTCACTCACATATTTTCTCGGAAGAGTTCGATACCGATCGTGAAACTGTTCTTAAGCGTGCTGCCGAGGTAGGTGTGCAATATCACATTTTACCAAATATCGATTCCTCCTCTACCAACCGTTTGCTCGATACCTGCAATCGCTTTCCACAATGCTTCCCCTTAATGGGATTGCATCCTACCTCTGTCCGCAATGGGTTTGAAAGGGAAATCTATCACGTTGAGGAGCAGTTGGCCAAGAACAAGTTCTGGGGCATTGGGGAAATTGGAATCGATTTGTACTGGGATAAAACATACTTTATACAGCAGCAGGAGGCATTCAGGCATCAGCTCAGGCTGGCCAAAAAGCTCAACCTTCCGGTTGTAATTCATTCCCGCAATTCTTTCAGGGAGATTTTTGATATTGTCGATCAGGAAATTGACAACACGCTTAAGGGAGTTTTTCACAGCTTTACTGGAACTATTGACGATTATAAACATATTGACCAATACAAAACCTTTTTGGTGGGGATTGGTGGTATTGTAACCTACAAGAATGGAGGGGTTGGCGGTTTAGTAAACCAGATGGATCCAAACAAAATTATATTGGAAACCGATTCCCCCTACCTATCGCCAGTGCCTGTCAGGGGTAGGCGGAACGAGAGCTATAACCTTATCTACATTGCTGACAAGGTAGCCGAGTTACTCGGAGTTACTGTGGAGCAGGTTGCGAAACAAACCACTCAAAATGCCGTTAAACTCTTCAAACTTCAGATAGATGAAATCGGGTAG
- a CDS encoding peptidoglycan DD-metalloendopeptidase family protein — translation MLKKILPILVISLLTVFIIDYFIGTAYIKLYRPEKDQKPLVEDVQPILEYGIPIDSFYVTEYTVRRNQTLGKILFSLNLTGNVNEFLLSLTPDIFDVKKVRAGARYKVFARKDSLQTPAYLVYEVSPVEYFVFNLTDSLYVYPFKKEIVPVRKISEAEIKTSLWVDMKANGLNPMLALELSDIFAWTVDFFGLFKGDKFRVMYDELYVDSTSIGIGTIYAAWFEHRGEKFYAFRFEQDSVASYWDEKGNSLRKSFLKAPLRFSRISSRFSGNRFHPVLKIYRPHSGVDYAAPEGTPVMALGDGVVIDMGYDKAAGNYIKIRHNSVYTTGYNHFSRFAKGIARGARVKQGDIIGYVGRTGYATGPHLDMRVWMNGSPIDPLKMKSPPVEPVKQENLEAFRNVVSKLSAQLDSITPGSRTYYAAQKE, via the coding sequence ATGCTTAAAAAGATTTTACCCATTTTAGTTATTTCTTTACTCACAGTGTTCATAATTGACTATTTCATAGGTACAGCCTACATTAAGCTATACAGGCCTGAAAAGGATCAAAAACCATTGGTAGAGGATGTGCAACCCATACTGGAGTATGGTATTCCTATCGATTCGTTTTATGTTACCGAATACACCGTTAGGAGGAACCAAACACTGGGGAAAATACTTTTCAGCTTAAACCTAACTGGTAATGTTAATGAGTTTCTGCTCTCACTTACGCCCGATATCTTTGATGTGAAAAAGGTGAGAGCGGGGGCTCGGTATAAGGTTTTCGCCCGAAAGGATTCCCTTCAAACTCCTGCTTACCTTGTTTATGAGGTTTCGCCTGTTGAATATTTCGTTTTTAACCTTACCGATTCCCTTTATGTTTACCCCTTTAAAAAGGAGATTGTACCTGTAAGGAAAATTTCAGAGGCTGAAATCAAAACGTCGCTATGGGTCGATATGAAGGCAAATGGACTAAATCCCATGCTTGCACTTGAGCTTTCCGATATTTTTGCTTGGACAGTCGATTTCTTTGGCCTTTTTAAGGGTGATAAGTTCAGGGTGATGTACGATGAGCTTTATGTTGATAGCACATCAATTGGGATTGGGACTATTTATGCTGCATGGTTCGAACATCGTGGCGAGAAATTTTACGCATTCAGGTTTGAGCAGGACTCCGTAGCCAGCTACTGGGACGAAAAAGGGAACTCACTTCGTAAGTCGTTCCTCAAAGCTCCGCTCCGCTTTTCACGCATTTCAAGCCGTTTTAGTGGGAATCGGTTCCACCCCGTGCTAAAAATTTACCGCCCTCATTCCGGTGTGGATTATGCTGCTCCTGAAGGGACTCCTGTAATGGCTCTAGGCGATGGTGTTGTAATTGATATGGGTTACGATAAGGCAGCAGGTAATTACATTAAAATTCGCCATAACAGCGTTTATACAACTGGCTACAATCATTTTTCACGATTTGCCAAGGGAATTGCAAGGGGCGCGCGCGTAAAACAGGGCGATATTATAGGGTATGTTGGTCGTACAGGCTATGCCACTGGCCCACACCTCGACATGCGTGTTTGGATGAATGGTTCACCCATTGACCCTCTAAAAATGAAATCACCTCCCGTGGAGCCCGTTAAACAGGAAAATCTTGAGGCTTTCAGGAATGTGGTATCCAAGCTCTCAGCACAGCTCGATAGCATAACACCCGGAAGCAGAACCTACTATGCAGCTCAAAAGGAGTAA
- the thiL gene encoding thiamine-phosphate kinase has product MSETQKRTELYELGEFKLIDRLTEPFAPKQQETLKGVGDDAAVISCGKGECLVVTTDLLLEGIHFDLTYTPLKHLGYKAIVVNLSDVSAMNATPKQVTVSIGVSKRFCVEDLDELYSGIKLACDSYNVDLVGGDTSSSMTGMTISVTAIGSAKEDEIVYRSGAKVNDLICVTGNLGGAYMGLQLLEREKRIFLSNKAAKPKLEGYDYILERFLKPEVRRNVIENLRKAGVKPTSMIDVSDGLSSELLHICKNSNVGCRIYMDKIPIDEQTARMAEEFNIDMFTAALNGGEDYELLFTVPLSEYQVVDSMENVRVIGHIVEPHLGAYMIPPSGEDIRITAQGWNALQKE; this is encoded by the coding sequence ATGAGCGAAACACAGAAAAGAACCGAGCTTTACGAACTGGGTGAGTTTAAGCTGATTGATAGGTTAACCGAGCCGTTTGCCCCAAAACAACAAGAGACACTAAAAGGGGTGGGCGATGATGCTGCGGTAATATCATGCGGAAAAGGTGAATGCCTTGTGGTTACCACCGATTTGCTCCTTGAAGGAATTCATTTCGACCTAACCTACACCCCCCTTAAACACTTAGGCTACAAAGCTATTGTGGTTAACCTCAGCGATGTTTCCGCAATGAACGCAACCCCTAAACAGGTAACGGTTTCCATAGGCGTTTCGAAGCGCTTCTGTGTGGAGGATCTTGATGAACTGTACAGCGGAATCAAGCTTGCCTGCGATAGCTACAATGTTGACCTGGTAGGTGGTGATACATCGTCGTCGATGACTGGAATGACTATAAGTGTTACTGCTATTGGCAGCGCAAAGGAGGATGAAATTGTTTACCGGAGTGGTGCCAAGGTAAATGACTTAATTTGCGTAACCGGTAATTTAGGAGGGGCTTACATGGGGCTTCAACTGCTGGAACGCGAAAAGAGAATCTTCCTTTCAAATAAGGCAGCCAAGCCAAAGCTGGAAGGTTACGACTACATTCTTGAGCGATTCCTGAAACCCGAAGTCCGAAGGAATGTAATTGAGAACCTACGAAAGGCAGGTGTTAAACCTACATCTATGATAGATGTTTCCGATGGGCTATCGTCGGAGCTGCTGCATATTTGCAAGAACTCCAACGTGGGATGCAGGATATACATGGACAAAATTCCTATTGATGAGCAAACCGCACGAATGGCCGAGGAATTTAATATTGATATGTTTACTGCTGCACTGAACGGAGGCGAGGACTACGAGCTTTTGTTCACGGTTCCGCTATCGGAATACCAGGTAGTTGATAGCATGGAAAATGTCAGAGTGATAGGGCATATTGTTGAGCCACACCTTGGTGCATACATGATACCACCATCGGGTGAAGACATAAGGATTACTGCTCAGGGCTGGAATGCTTTACAAAAGGAATAG
- the gcvH gene encoding glycine cleavage system protein GcvH, with product MNIPSNLKYTKDHEWIKDEGNGMATVGVTDFAQTQLGDIVFIEIETQGETLAREEVFGTIEAVKTVSDMFMPVSGEVVEVNPKVTEQPDIVNKDPYGEGWMIKIKMSNPAEMNDLLNAEQYKGIINE from the coding sequence ATGAATATTCCATCAAACCTAAAGTACACAAAGGATCACGAGTGGATCAAGGACGAAGGCAATGGCATGGCTACCGTTGGCGTAACCGATTTTGCCCAAACACAGCTTGGCGACATTGTTTTCATTGAGATTGAAACTCAGGGTGAAACCCTTGCCAGGGAGGAGGTTTTTGGCACCATTGAGGCTGTTAAAACCGTTTCCGATATGTTTATGCCTGTTAGTGGCGAGGTAGTTGAAGTTAACCCTAAGGTTACTGAACAACCCGATATCGTTAACAAGGATCCCTATGGTGAAGGTTGGATGATTAAAATCAAAATGTCCAATCCTGCTGAGATGAACGATTTGCTCAATGCCGAGCAGTACAAAGGAATTATCAACGAGTAA
- the sprA gene encoding cell surface protein SprA — protein MRVKHLSHTYTIRIIGILTLVTITITRAFSVPIPQQDTLNLPFPIKQPGIWSIDTQYSPLYLSNPSNISEEVLFDPTNNQYIIYRKVGNTTIETPRVLSADEYRSYRVEKAMREYWRQKQTGEFVGKGDGILPRIQVGGETFDRIFGSNTIEIIPQGNAELVFGVSSAKTDNPALPIDQRRNTTFDFQSKIQMNVSGKIGEKLKMEVNYNTEATFDFENNVKVEYNGFEDEIIQRIEAGNVSLPLPGTLITGSQSLFGIKTQLKFGKLNVTSVVSKQNGQTQVVEIKGGAQTRDFQLKADEYDANRHFFLSHYFRENYNRALMNLPIINSGVQITKIEVWVTNKQANFENSRNIIAFADLGEAQNNIFASNIFTQTGSGPASNGLNNLYELMTTTYAGIRDVAEVSNVLLPLESQGFTGGRDYEKIEYARKLSPNEFTINQALGYISLSSALNSDEVLAVAYEYTYNGQTYKVGEFSTDGVEAPKALILKLLKGTNLSPKMPTWRLMMKNIYSMNAYQISKDEFRLDIFYQDDATGTPVNYIKEGNIAEVPLIRVLNLDNLNNQLDAFPDGVFDFIEGVTINPANGKIIFPVLEPFGRDLASRIGDPTIAQKYIFQELYDSSLTKARQVADKNKFLIGGSYKSAGGSEIFLNAPNIPKGAVVVTAGGVKLQEDVDFIVDYNLGTVRIINQGLLESGTPIKVAVESNALFSLQTKTLVGTHFDYRFSDNFNVGATIMNLTERPLTQKVSFGNEAVSNTIWGFNTSYQTESKFLTKMVDFLPFIQTKEKSTITFDAEFAQLIPGHSRAIGKAGTVYIDDFEGSSTSLDIRSWVEWKLASTPQGQPDMFPEASFSNDLRYGYNRAHLAWYYIDPLFLRNTSLTPSYLRNNKELQGNHFVREIFERELFPNKNTPQGQPTNISVLNLAFYPTERGQYNFNTDELDANGRLIDPQRRWGGIMRNLSTTDFEASNIEYIEFWLMDPFVYDTLSSGGDFYINLGNISEDILRDGRKSFENGLPTSSEELSKTDQTAWGRVPTKQYLPVGFDNDQAKRPYQDIGLDGLSSSVDLDGDGIPDEQFFFSEYINQLRNKITNSDVLAGFESDPAGDNFRHYLSGVYDQQRATILDRYKYFNGTENNSPVATGTTSQQSYSTPDVEELGTDNTMNENEAYYQYRISLRPQDMEVGKNFITNVITGDKDKILNKAVKWYQFKVPIAEYEKVVGPIEDFKSIRFMRMFLRGFQDTVILRFATLHLVRSEWRKYNYSLIQGQEGMPVGDLPSGSLSIATVNIEENDKRTPVNYVLPPGVDRVIDPSQPQLIQLNEQAMEYRVTDLADGDARAAFKNVNIDIRQYKRLKMDVHAEAIEGYPLNDQEVTAFIRIGTDYNTNYYEYEIPLKLTPYGFYYNSRERDREAVWPRENVIDIDLDKLVDVKVARNNAMQKPGSLITLNTVYVVQSGNSKLKVTGNPNLSNVKVIMIGIRNPADDRMPKSVIAWFNELRLTNFNDQSGWAANARLSAKLADLGMVTVAGTTITPGFGSIEKKVNERSKETVYQYDINSTLELGKFFPASFNIKIPMFIGFGESMANPQYNPLDPDILLDDALRNASERERDSIKRIAQDYTRRRSINFTNVKIDKMGSKPRLWDPANISVSYSYSEIFSRNVRIDHRIQRNIRGAFTYNYNRQPKYISPFSKIKWLNSSYLALIRDFNFNLFPTQLSFRTDLNRNYFEQQFRNIQNPNQVFLPTFSKDFMWNRNYSLNWDITQSVKFDFVATATARIDEPEGMVDRYRDRDRYEQWKDSVWQNIRRGGRNTMYNHQFNITYSLPLSKIPLLNWISVTSRYTGIYRWQAGPILADTSRFDPGNTVQNSNTIQLNGQVNINTLFNKVGYLKRVNQQFDQRARGAAPQTRTVKYEEEKVNLRANATKVITHKLKTEKVTVKVFDPNGKEIKVSSQVRGDTKVAIKADADYKNCKVVVEGKVPEKINPAKFALETTLRLLMSVKSMGASYTETNGTLLPGYKPGVNYLGTENFNGMLAPGWEFVAGWQDPDFAWKAATNGWLTRDTSFNTPVVFTRNENLNFRATLEPLPGFRFDVSATRTLGKSNSKIFKSDGLGSYRVLSPLTTGNFSISVLTIGTAFEGGKRTGSSKAFERMKQNRLEIAYRLRDRRVANPSQGYDPNVIDPVTGFPDGYGPLSQDVLRASFLAAYTNTSPSKVSLSDFPLIPMPNWQLSYDGLAKMKPFKRWFKSITINHGYRSLYTIGAFTSNLTYLPEDDGFSYVRNINGDFVPQNEITNVAINEQFTPLVGLDLGWNNNLTNRIEIKNSRSLAMSFANNQLTEIYGNEFIVGAGYRFEDLPLIFQAEDGGKKAIKSDLRLTVDFSLRDNTTILRKLVEDSNDIIAGQLISTIKTAADYRINEKVTIRLFFDRTLNNPKVSRTFRTTNTSFGFSVRFELVN, from the coding sequence TTGAGGGTAAAACACTTATCTCATACATATACTATCCGAATAATTGGAATACTTACTCTCGTAACCATTACCATTACGAGAGCTTTTTCTGTTCCCATTCCACAACAGGATACACTAAATTTGCCTTTCCCTATTAAACAACCAGGTATATGGTCAATTGATACGCAGTATTCGCCGTTATACCTTTCAAACCCATCAAACATAAGCGAGGAGGTTTTGTTTGATCCAACCAACAACCAGTACATCATTTACAGAAAGGTTGGAAATACAACCATTGAAACACCACGTGTGCTATCGGCCGATGAGTACCGGTCGTATCGTGTGGAGAAGGCCATGCGCGAGTACTGGCGACAAAAGCAAACCGGTGAATTTGTGGGGAAAGGCGATGGCATCCTGCCCCGTATTCAGGTAGGTGGTGAAACATTCGACCGAATTTTTGGGAGCAACACCATAGAAATTATACCACAGGGTAATGCCGAGCTGGTGTTTGGAGTATCAAGCGCTAAAACCGATAACCCAGCATTACCAATCGATCAGCGACGGAACACAACCTTCGACTTTCAGTCGAAAATCCAGATGAACGTTTCCGGTAAGATTGGTGAGAAGCTAAAAATGGAGGTGAATTACAACACCGAGGCAACCTTTGACTTTGAGAATAATGTTAAAGTAGAGTACAACGGATTTGAGGATGAAATCATTCAGCGCATTGAGGCTGGTAACGTTTCGTTGCCTTTACCTGGAACTCTAATAACCGGGAGTCAGAGCCTTTTTGGTATTAAAACTCAGCTTAAGTTCGGGAAGTTAAACGTTACCAGCGTAGTATCCAAACAGAATGGCCAAACACAGGTGGTTGAGATTAAGGGTGGTGCGCAAACGCGCGATTTTCAGCTTAAAGCCGATGAGTACGATGCCAATAGGCATTTTTTCCTTTCTCACTACTTCAGGGAAAACTACAATCGTGCCCTGATGAATTTACCCATTATTAACTCAGGGGTGCAAATCACCAAAATTGAGGTGTGGGTAACAAACAAACAGGCAAACTTTGAGAACTCACGCAATATAATTGCTTTTGCCGATTTGGGTGAGGCCCAGAACAACATCTTTGCCTCCAATATTTTTACCCAAACGGGAAGTGGCCCGGCAAGCAATGGTTTAAATAACCTTTACGAGCTTATGACCACAACCTACGCCGGTATTCGGGATGTTGCCGAAGTAAGCAATGTATTGTTGCCCTTGGAATCGCAGGGTTTTACCGGTGGGCGCGACTATGAGAAGATTGAGTATGCCCGCAAGCTATCACCTAATGAGTTCACCATAAATCAGGCGTTGGGGTATATCTCGCTATCGTCGGCGCTTAATAGCGATGAGGTACTTGCGGTTGCATATGAGTACACATACAATGGCCAAACCTACAAGGTTGGTGAATTCTCTACCGATGGGGTAGAGGCTCCCAAAGCCTTAATCCTTAAGCTCCTAAAGGGAACAAACCTTAGCCCTAAAATGCCCACATGGAGGTTGATGATGAAAAACATTTACTCCATGAATGCCTATCAGATTAGCAAAGATGAATTCAGGCTCGATATTTTTTACCAGGACGATGCAACCGGAACCCCGGTTAACTATATCAAGGAAGGGAATATTGCCGAAGTTCCGCTAATCAGAGTACTTAATCTTGATAACCTGAACAACCAGCTCGATGCGTTCCCCGATGGAGTGTTTGACTTTATTGAGGGTGTAACCATTAATCCCGCTAACGGCAAAATTATTTTTCCTGTTTTGGAACCGTTTGGACGCGATTTGGCATCGCGTATAGGCGATCCTACTATTGCCCAGAAGTATATTTTCCAAGAGCTTTACGATTCATCGTTAACCAAAGCACGACAGGTAGCTGATAAGAACAAGTTCCTAATAGGGGGTTCCTACAAGTCGGCCGGAGGATCGGAAATCTTTCTGAATGCACCCAATATTCCTAAAGGTGCCGTGGTTGTAACTGCAGGTGGTGTAAAACTGCAGGAGGATGTTGATTTTATTGTTGATTACAATCTGGGTACTGTGCGAATTATCAACCAGGGACTTCTTGAATCCGGTACTCCCATAAAGGTTGCAGTGGAAAGCAACGCCTTGTTCAGCCTACAAACCAAAACCTTGGTTGGAACCCACTTTGATTACCGTTTCTCCGATAACTTTAATGTTGGGGCAACCATAATGAACCTCACGGAGCGCCCCCTAACCCAAAAGGTAAGTTTCGGAAACGAGGCCGTATCGAATACAATATGGGGATTTAATACCTCGTACCAAACCGAGTCCAAGTTTTTGACTAAAATGGTCGACTTTCTTCCATTCATTCAAACCAAGGAAAAATCAACAATAACATTTGACGCTGAGTTTGCACAGCTAATTCCCGGGCACTCGCGTGCCATTGGTAAGGCCGGTACAGTATATATCGACGATTTTGAGGGAAGCAGCACATCGCTTGATATTCGCTCATGGGTGGAATGGAAGTTAGCAAGTACTCCCCAGGGGCAACCCGATATGTTCCCGGAAGCCTCGTTCTCCAACGATTTACGGTATGGCTATAACCGCGCCCATTTGGCTTGGTACTACATCGATCCGCTATTTTTGAGGAACACATCGCTTACGCCATCGTATCTCCGTAATAATAAGGAGTTGCAGGGCAACCATTTTGTTCGCGAAATTTTTGAGCGCGAGCTTTTTCCAAACAAGAACACGCCACAGGGGCAACCAACCAATATCTCCGTTCTTAACCTTGCATTCTATCCTACTGAACGTGGCCAGTATAACTTCAATACTGATGAACTCGATGCAAACGGAAGGTTAATAGATCCGCAACGCCGTTGGGGTGGTATAATGCGCAACCTGAGCACCACAGACTTTGAAGCATCAAATATTGAGTATATTGAGTTTTGGTTGATGGATCCGTTTGTGTACGACACGCTCAGTAGTGGCGGCGATTTTTACATCAACCTTGGTAACATCTCGGAGGATATTTTAAGGGATGGTCGAAAATCGTTTGAGAATGGACTACCCACCTCATCGGAGGAACTTTCCAAAACCGATCAAACCGCCTGGGGTAGGGTTCCTACCAAGCAGTATCTGCCTGTTGGTTTCGATAACGACCAAGCTAAACGCCCCTACCAGGATATTGGATTAGATGGACTCTCCTCCTCGGTCGATTTGGATGGCGATGGGATACCCGATGAGCAGTTCTTCTTTTCGGAGTATATCAATCAGCTCAGGAATAAAATAACCAATAGCGATGTGCTAGCCGGATTTGAAAGCGATCCGGCAGGCGATAACTTCAGGCATTACCTTAGCGGGGTTTACGACCAACAGCGCGCCACCATTCTCGACCGATATAAGTACTTTAACGGAACCGAGAATAATTCGCCAGTAGCAACCGGAACTACCTCGCAGCAGAGCTACTCAACCCCCGATGTGGAGGAGCTGGGAACCGATAATACCATGAACGAAAATGAGGCTTACTATCAGTATCGCATTTCACTTCGCCCGCAGGACATGGAGGTTGGTAAAAATTTTATAACTAACGTTATAACAGGCGATAAGGATAAAATCTTAAATAAAGCCGTAAAGTGGTATCAATTTAAGGTTCCCATTGCAGAATACGAGAAGGTGGTTGGCCCAATTGAAGATTTCAAGTCAATCCGTTTCATGAGGATGTTCCTGCGCGGTTTCCAGGATACGGTTATACTTCGTTTTGCTACGCTGCATCTGGTTCGTAGCGAGTGGCGTAAATACAATTACTCACTAATTCAAGGCCAGGAGGGTATGCCAGTTGGCGATTTACCTTCAGGCAGTTTATCGATAGCAACCGTAAATATTGAGGAGAACGACAAACGAACACCCGTTAACTACGTATTGCCACCAGGTGTGGATAGGGTTATTGACCCAAGTCAACCCCAGCTTATCCAGCTTAACGAACAGGCCATGGAGTACAGGGTAACCGATTTGGCCGATGGCGATGCCCGCGCAGCGTTTAAGAATGTTAACATCGATATCAGGCAGTACAAACGACTCAAAATGGATGTTCATGCCGAAGCTATTGAGGGGTATCCATTGAACGACCAAGAGGTAACAGCTTTCATCCGTATAGGTACCGACTATAACACTAACTACTACGAGTACGAAATACCATTAAAGCTGACTCCTTACGGGTTTTACTACAATAGCCGGGAACGCGATCGCGAGGCGGTATGGCCAAGGGAGAATGTAATTGATATCGACCTCGATAAACTGGTTGATGTTAAAGTAGCCCGAAACAATGCCATGCAAAAACCGGGATCGCTTATCACCCTGAATACTGTGTATGTTGTTCAAAGCGGGAACAGTAAGCTAAAAGTTACCGGAAATCCAAACCTTAGCAACGTTAAGGTAATAATGATAGGAATTAGGAACCCTGCCGATGATAGAATGCCTAAATCGGTTATAGCATGGTTCAACGAGTTAAGGCTTACTAACTTTAACGATCAAAGCGGATGGGCAGCCAATGCCCGCTTATCGGCAAAACTTGCCGATTTGGGAATGGTTACCGTAGCTGGCACCACCATTACACCCGGTTTTGGTTCAATTGAGAAAAAAGTTAACGAGCGGAGCAAGGAGACAGTTTACCAGTACGACATCAACTCAACCCTTGAGCTGGGTAAGTTTTTCCCTGCATCGTTCAACATTAAAATTCCAATGTTCATTGGATTCGGCGAATCGATGGCAAACCCCCAGTACAATCCGCTTGACCCCGATATACTTCTCGACGATGCCCTACGTAATGCATCGGAACGCGAAAGAGATTCCATTAAACGGATTGCCCAGGATTATACTCGCAGGCGAAGTATCAACTTCACCAATGTAAAGATTGATAAAATGGGCTCAAAGCCCCGCTTATGGGATCCCGCCAATATTTCGGTAAGCTACTCTTATAGCGAGATTTTCTCCCGTAACGTAAGAATTGATCATAGGATTCAGCGCAATATTCGGGGGGCGTTTACCTATAATTATAATCGACAGCCCAAGTACATATCCCCATTTAGCAAGATAAAATGGTTAAATTCAAGCTATTTGGCTTTAATACGCGATTTTAACTTTAACCTATTTCCAACCCAGCTCTCGTTCCGAACCGATCTGAATAGGAATTACTTTGAACAGCAATTCCGAAATATTCAGAACCCCAATCAGGTGTTTTTACCCACATTTTCAAAGGATTTTATGTGGAATAGGAACTACTCCCTGAACTGGGATATAACCCAATCGGTTAAGTTTGATTTTGTGGCTACTGCCACAGCTCGTATCGATGAACCCGAGGGCATGGTGGACAGGTATAGGGATAGGGACAGGTATGAGCAGTGGAAGGACTCGGTTTGGCAGAATATCCGTAGGGGTGGACGAAACACCATGTACAACCATCAGTTTAACATAACCTATTCCCTTCCGTTAAGCAAAATTCCATTACTTAACTGGATTAGCGTTACATCGCGTTACACCGGAATATACCGTTGGCAGGCTGGGCCAATTTTGGCCGATACTTCACGGTTCGATCCCGGGAATACAGTTCAGAACTCAAACACCATTCAGCTGAATGGGCAGGTAAACATTAATACCTTATTTAATAAGGTAGGATACCTTAAAAGGGTTAACCAGCAGTTTGACCAGCGGGCAAGGGGGGCTGCACCCCAAACCCGAACGGTTAAGTATGAGGAGGAAAAGGTAAACCTTAGGGCAAATGCAACTAAGGTTATTACCCACAAGCTAAAAACGGAAAAGGTTACCGTAAAGGTTTTCGACCCCAATGGCAAGGAGATAAAGGTAAGTTCACAGGTACGTGGCGACACCAAGGTAGCCATTAAGGCCGATGCCGATTATAAGAACTGCAAGGTTGTGGTTGAAGGCAAAGTCCCTGAAAAGATTAACCCCGCCAAGTTTGCCCTTGAAACCACACTCCGACTTTTGATGAGCGTAAAAAGCATGGGAGCATCGTACACGGAAACAAACGGAACACTACTACCTGGTTATAAACCTGGGGTAAACTACTTGGGAACTGAGAACTTTAACGGTATGCTTGCCCCCGGCTGGGAATTTGTAGCTGGTTGGCAGGACCCCGACTTTGCTTGGAAGGCTGCTACTAATGGTTGGCTCACCCGCGACACATCGTTTAACACACCAGTAGTTTTTACTCGCAATGAGAATCTTAACTTCAGAGCAACACTGGAACCTTTACCGGGCTTCCGTTTCGATGTTAGCGCTACGCGAACACTGGGTAAAAGCAATAGCAAAATTTTTAAATCCGATGGTTTGGGTTCTTACAGGGTGCTAAGTCCGCTCACAACAGGAAATTTCAGTATTAGCGTGCTTACCATAGGTACTGCATTCGAGGGTGGTAAACGGACTGGAAGCTCCAAGGCTTTTGAAAGGATGAAGCAAAACCGATTGGAAATTGCCTATAGGCTTCGCGATAGGAGGGTTGCAAATCCATCGCAGGGCTATGACCCCAATGTGATAGATCCTGTTACAGGATTTCCCGATGGCTATGGGCCTTTATCGCAGGATGTTCTCAGGGCCTCGTTTTTGGCCGCTTACACCAATACATCCCCAAGCAAGGTCTCGCTAAGCGATTTTCCCCTTATACCAATGCCTAACTGGCAGCTATCGTACGATGGTTTGGCCAAGATGAAACCTTTTAAGCGTTGGTTTAAGTCAATTACTATCAATCATGGGTATCGATCGCTCTATACCATTGGGGCTTTTACAAGCAATCTTACCTATTTACCCGAGGATGATGGGTTTAGCTACGTTCGTAACATTAACGGCGATTTTGTCCCGCAGAACGAGATCACTAACGTTGCTATAAACGAGCAATTTACCCCATTGGTTGGGCTCGATTTGGGATGGAACAATAACCTTACCAACAGGATCGAGATTAAGAATAGCCGTTCATTAGCCATGAGCTTTGCCAATAACCAGCTTACCGAGATTTATGGCAACGAGTTTATCGTAGGAGCTGGTTACCGGTTTGAGGATTTACCTCTTATTTTCCAGGCCGAGGATGGTGGTAAAAAGGCAATCAAGAGCGATTTACGATTAACTGTGGATTTTTCGCTACGCGATAATACTACCATTCTTCGAAAGTTGGTTGAGGATTCGAACGATATTATTGCAGGTCAACTGATTAGCACTATCAAAACAGCTGCTGACTACCGGATTAATGAGAAGGTAACCATTCGCCTGTTCTTTGACCGCACCCTCAATAACCCTAAGGTTTCAAGAACATTCCGAACAACCAATACCAGTTTTGGATTTAGCGTCAGGTTTGAATTGGTTAACTAA